Proteins encoded in a region of the Streptomyces akebiae genome:
- a CDS encoding putative bifunctional diguanylate cyclase/phosphodiesterase produces the protein MSGTSQGPAPAADLVRPAITERHANASVQSSEPPQPSQSPQAPQPSQSSQSSEESPTTPAAFSLAPLAMAVVDRDGLVVTANGAMGALLATGSEPLVGRVAADLVDLTSDTRTWHAYREVLRGRQARLRCTRRLKQPDGTWLWVQVSVAPLPEEERAVLLSVTDISANRQLQARLRHLQMHDPVTRLPNRTLFFEQLSAALEREAYDEVGTGRIGLVYLDLDGFKAVNDTLGHRAGDRLLTAVAERLTRCADEAALLRTAGTAAGAPLVARLGGDEFALLVEDSTGTEQLADLADSVLKALQAPFDLAGQRLSVSASIGVVERQSASTTATGLMQAADTTLYWAKADGRARWTLFDPERNAHRMTRQALSSTLRAAVGRGEFVLEYQPLVGMAEGEVRGVEALVRWHHPQFGLLTPNRFISLAEEDGSIVQLGRWILATACRQARRWQTDHPDRAPIFVSVNVAVRQVWDSDLVADVAEILAETGLAPHLLQLELTESALMGSAGRPLQALKALSDMGVRIAIDDFGTGYSNLAYLSRLPVSVLKLDGAFVRGFQYEDGEDGEEGGALGGAGVAAAAAGDVGDVGDAGQPSPADEIIVEALVQLAHRLGLSVTAEGVETDAQASRLRRLGCDTGQGWLYSRAVSPERIAELLGAAACPQA, from the coding sequence GTGAGCGGAACGTCCCAAGGGCCGGCGCCCGCGGCAGACCTCGTCCGGCCGGCGATTACAGAGCGTCACGCCAATGCGTCAGTTCAGTCGTCTGAGCCGCCCCAGCCGTCTCAGTCGCCCCAGGCACCCCAGCCGTCCCAGTCGTCCCAGTCGTCGGAGGAGAGTCCCACGACACCCGCCGCCTTCTCCCTCGCGCCGCTCGCCATGGCCGTGGTCGACCGGGACGGGCTGGTCGTCACCGCCAACGGGGCGATGGGGGCCCTGCTCGCGACAGGCTCCGAACCGCTTGTCGGGCGGGTCGCCGCCGACCTGGTGGACCTGACCTCGGACACCCGCACCTGGCACGCGTACCGCGAGGTGCTGCGCGGACGGCAGGCCCGGCTGCGCTGTACACGACGGCTGAAACAGCCGGACGGGACCTGGCTGTGGGTACAGGTCTCGGTGGCACCGCTGCCCGAGGAGGAGCGGGCGGTCCTGCTCTCGGTCACCGACATCAGCGCGAACCGTCAGCTTCAGGCCAGGCTCCGTCACTTGCAGATGCACGACCCGGTGACCCGCCTCCCCAACCGCACCCTCTTCTTCGAACAGCTCTCCGCCGCCCTCGAACGCGAGGCGTACGACGAGGTCGGCACCGGCCGCATCGGCCTGGTCTATCTGGACCTGGACGGGTTCAAGGCGGTCAACGACACCCTGGGCCACCGCGCCGGCGACCGGCTCCTCACGGCCGTCGCCGAGCGGCTCACCCGCTGCGCCGACGAGGCCGCGCTCCTGCGCACGGCCGGAACGGCGGCCGGGGCGCCGCTGGTGGCCAGACTCGGCGGTGACGAGTTCGCGCTGCTCGTGGAGGACTCGACCGGCACGGAGCAACTCGCCGATCTGGCCGACTCGGTCCTCAAGGCGCTGCAGGCGCCCTTCGACCTGGCCGGTCAGCGGCTGTCCGTCTCCGCCTCGATCGGCGTCGTCGAACGGCAGTCGGCGAGCACGACGGCCACGGGGCTGATGCAGGCCGCCGACACCACGCTGTACTGGGCGAAGGCCGACGGCAGGGCCCGCTGGACGCTGTTCGACCCGGAGCGCAACGCCCACCGGATGACCCGTCAGGCCCTGTCGTCCACGCTGCGGGCGGCCGTCGGGCGGGGCGAGTTCGTCCTGGAGTACCAGCCGCTGGTGGGCATGGCGGAGGGCGAGGTGCGCGGGGTCGAGGCACTGGTGCGCTGGCATCACCCGCAGTTCGGCCTGTTGACGCCGAATCGGTTCATCTCACTGGCCGAGGAGGACGGCTCGATCGTCCAGCTCGGACGGTGGATTCTGGCCACCGCCTGTCGGCAGGCGCGCCGCTGGCAGACCGACCACCCCGACCGGGCCCCGATCTTCGTCAGCGTGAACGTGGCCGTCCGCCAGGTCTGGGACTCCGACCTGGTCGCCGATGTCGCCGAGATCCTCGCGGAGACCGGCCTCGCCCCGCACCTCCTCCAGCTGGAACTCACCGAGTCCGCGCTCATGGGCTCGGCCGGACGCCCCCTCCAGGCTCTCAAGGCCCTCAGCGACATGGGCGTCCGCATCGCCATCGACGACTTCGGCACCGGGTACTCCAACCTCGCGTACCTCAGCCGCCTGCCCGTGTCGGTGTTGAAGCTGGACGGGGCGTTCGTACGGGGGTTCCAGTACGAGGACGGCGAGGACGGAGAGGAGGGCGGGGCTCTCGGCGGGGCCGGGGTCGCCGCTGCCGCCGCCGGTGACGTCGGTGACGTCGGTGACGCCGGACAGCCCAGCCCCGCCGACGAGATCATCGTCGAGGCACTCGTCCAACTCGCCCACCGGCTCGGGCTGTCCGTCACGGCGGAGGGGGTGGAGACCGACGCGCAGGCCTCACGGCTGCGCCGGCTCGGCTGCGACACCGGGCAGGGGTGGCTGTACTCCCGCGCGGTGTCGCCGGAACGGATCGCGGAACTGCTGGGGGCGGCGGCCTGCCCTCAGGCCTGA
- the ehuB gene encoding ectoine/hydroxyectoine ABC transporter substrate-binding protein EhuB: MAPATKTSGRTGTTRDPSRRALLVGASALATAGALGAAGCSRVATASGTEGGELLDRLRAQGVVRLGIAGEIPFGYIDTDGELTGEGPEVARVVFKRLGVERVQPVPTEFGSLIPGLNSQQFDVVSAGMYINPERCAEVIFSEPDHQMLDAFVVKKGNPKGLNDYADVIRAKAKFATGSGYAQIAHAVEAGYKESDIVIVPDQVAGLNAVEAGRVDVFAGTSLTTREVVKKSRTTEATKPFAALVDGKPRVDGAGFAFRPAETRLRDAFNVELRKMKESGELLRVLRPFGFTKVEMTDLTTKELCRA; encoded by the coding sequence ATGGCTCCAGCAACGAAGACCTCCGGGAGAACCGGCACGACACGCGACCCCAGCCGCCGGGCGCTGCTCGTCGGCGCCTCCGCCCTCGCCACCGCGGGTGCGCTGGGCGCCGCCGGGTGCAGCAGGGTGGCCACGGCCTCCGGCACGGAGGGGGGTGAGCTGCTGGACCGGCTGCGCGCGCAGGGCGTCGTACGGCTCGGTATCGCGGGCGAGATCCCGTTCGGCTACATCGACACCGATGGTGAGCTGACCGGCGAGGGGCCGGAAGTGGCCCGGGTCGTCTTCAAGCGGCTGGGCGTGGAACGGGTCCAGCCGGTGCCCACCGAGTTCGGGTCGCTCATACCCGGGCTGAACTCCCAGCAGTTCGATGTCGTGTCCGCCGGGATGTACATCAACCCCGAGCGCTGTGCGGAGGTCATCTTCTCCGAGCCCGACCACCAGATGCTGGACGCGTTCGTGGTGAAGAAGGGCAACCCGAAGGGGCTCAACGACTACGCGGACGTGATCCGGGCCAAGGCGAAGTTCGCCACGGGGTCGGGGTACGCGCAGATCGCGCACGCCGTCGAGGCCGGGTACAAGGAGAGCGACATCGTCATCGTGCCCGACCAGGTGGCCGGGCTGAACGCCGTGGAGGCGGGCCGGGTCGACGTGTTCGCGGGGACGTCGCTGACCACCCGCGAGGTGGTCAAGAAGTCCCGGACGACGGAGGCGACCAAGCCGTTCGCCGCGCTCGTCGACGGCAAGCCCCGGGTGGACGGCGCGGGCTTCGCGTTCCGGCCGGCCGAGACCCGGCTGCGGGACGCCTTCAACGTCGAGCTGCGGAAGATGAAGGAGAGCGGCGAACTGCTGCGTGTGCTGCGGCCCTTCGGGTTCACCAAGGTCGAGATGACCGACCTGACCACGAAGGAGCTCTGTCGCGCATGA
- a CDS encoding maleate cis-trans isomerase family protein: MNVSFLGGPRPQRGVGVIAPFDFALDRELWRWVPDDVSLHLTRTPYVPVEVSLDLARLVSEHETLHEAVRALNEVAPEVVAYACTSGSFVGGVAGERAMGEAMTRAGAAHAVTTSGAMLAALAELNAHRIALVTPYTVSVTQSLEEYLAEAGILVTGRASLGLVRHIWKVPYHEVVAMAHRAVRTTTPDALFISCTNLPTYDVIPQLEAELRMPVISANQVTIWAALRQLGTRAVGPYQALLDESARQTFGAGPVPPPPVLPEEQEGWA; this comes from the coding sequence ATGAACGTCTCCTTCCTCGGTGGACCCCGTCCGCAGCGCGGCGTGGGTGTCATCGCCCCGTTCGACTTCGCCCTCGACCGTGAGCTGTGGCGCTGGGTCCCGGACGACGTCTCCCTGCACCTCACCCGGACCCCGTACGTGCCCGTCGAGGTGAGTCTCGACCTGGCCCGGCTGGTCTCCGAGCACGAGACGCTGCACGAGGCGGTCCGGGCGCTGAACGAGGTCGCGCCCGAGGTCGTGGCCTACGCCTGCACCAGCGGCAGCTTCGTCGGCGGGGTCGCGGGGGAGCGCGCGATGGGCGAGGCGATGACCCGCGCGGGCGCCGCGCACGCCGTCACCACCTCCGGCGCGATGCTCGCCGCCCTGGCCGAGCTGAACGCGCACCGCATCGCCCTGGTCACCCCGTACACCGTCTCGGTCACCCAGTCCCTGGAGGAGTACCTCGCCGAGGCGGGCATCCTGGTCACCGGCCGCGCCTCGCTCGGCCTGGTCCGGCACATCTGGAAGGTCCCGTACCACGAGGTGGTCGCCATGGCCCACCGCGCGGTCCGGACGACCACACCGGACGCCCTCTTCATCTCCTGCACCAACCTCCCCACGTACGACGTCATCCCCCAGCTGGAAGCGGAACTGCGGATGCCCGTCATCTCGGCCAACCAGGTGACGATATGGGCGGCGCTGCGTCAGCTGGGTACTCGGGCGGTGGGTCCGTACCAGGCTCTGCTCGACGAGTCGGCCAGGCAGACGTTCGGTGCGGGACCTGTTCCGCCACCGCCGGTACTGCCGGAAGAACAGGAAGGTTGGGCATGA
- a CDS encoding amidase yields MSELTELSAVRLVEGYRKGEFSPVDVTREALEQAERVQPEVNAFVRIDTEPALAQARESEGRWRRGEPAGAVDGVPVTVKDILLVRGGPTLKGSRTIAEKGSWDEDAPSVARLREHGAVFLGKTTTPEFGWKGVTDSPLSGVTRNPYDLSRTAGGSSGGAAAAVALGVGPLALGTDGGGSVRIPAAFCGVFGLKPTYGRVPLYPASAFGTLSHVGPLTRDAADAALMLDVISGPDARDWSGLGPVSGSFLDALAGGVRGLRVAYSASLGGQVAVQPGVASAVRHAVEGLAGLGAYVSEADPDFGDPVRAFHTLWFSGAARVTQRLGAEQLAVLDPGLREIREAGARLSALEYLAAVDVRMDLGRRMGAFHERYDVLVTPALPVTAFEAGVEVPGGSGHRRWTGWTPFTYPFNLTQQPAASVPVGVDGSGLPVGLQVVAARHRDDLVLRVGHALYGAGVAGAGGLSGAGAGAGAWGFSRSSPRP; encoded by the coding sequence ATGTCGGAGCTCACGGAACTGTCCGCCGTACGACTGGTCGAGGGGTACCGCAAGGGCGAGTTCAGCCCGGTGGACGTCACGCGCGAGGCTCTCGAACAGGCCGAGCGCGTGCAGCCGGAGGTGAACGCCTTCGTCCGGATCGACACCGAGCCGGCCCTCGCACAGGCGCGGGAGTCGGAGGGGCGCTGGCGGCGCGGGGAGCCGGCCGGGGCGGTGGACGGGGTGCCGGTCACGGTGAAGGACATCCTGCTGGTGCGCGGTGGGCCGACCCTGAAGGGCTCCAGGACCATTGCGGAGAAGGGGAGTTGGGACGAGGACGCGCCCTCCGTGGCCCGGCTGCGGGAGCACGGAGCCGTCTTCCTGGGGAAGACCACGACACCCGAGTTCGGCTGGAAGGGCGTCACGGACTCCCCGCTCAGCGGGGTGACCCGGAACCCGTACGACCTCTCGCGTACGGCCGGGGGGTCCAGCGGGGGCGCGGCGGCGGCGGTCGCGCTCGGGGTGGGGCCGCTGGCGCTGGGCACGGACGGGGGTGGCAGCGTGCGGATCCCGGCCGCCTTCTGCGGGGTGTTCGGGTTGAAGCCGACGTACGGGCGGGTGCCGCTGTATCCCGCGAGCGCGTTCGGCACGCTGTCGCACGTGGGGCCGTTGACCCGGGACGCGGCGGACGCCGCGCTGATGCTGGACGTGATCTCCGGGCCCGACGCGCGGGACTGGTCGGGGCTGGGGCCGGTCTCCGGGTCCTTCCTGGACGCGCTCGCGGGCGGGGTGCGGGGGCTACGGGTCGCCTACTCGGCGTCGCTGGGTGGGCAGGTCGCCGTGCAGCCGGGTGTCGCTTCCGCGGTGCGGCACGCGGTGGAGGGGCTCGCCGGGCTCGGCGCGTACGTCAGTGAGGCCGACCCCGACTTCGGTGATCCCGTGAGGGCGTTCCACACGCTGTGGTTCAGCGGGGCGGCGCGCGTGACGCAGCGGCTGGGGGCGGAGCAGCTGGCCGTTCTGGATCCCGGGTTGCGGGAGATCCGGGAGGCCGGGGCGCGGCTGTCCGCGCTGGAGTATCTGGCCGCGGTGGATGTGCGGATGGACCTCGGGCGGCGGATGGGGGCGTTCCATGAGCGGTACGACGTGCTGGTCACGCCCGCGTTGCCGGTGACCGCGTTCGAGGCGGGGGTGGAGGTACCGGGGGGCTCCGGGCATCGGCGGTGGACGGGGTGGACGCCGTTCACGTATCCGTTCAACCTGACGCAGCAGCCGGCGGCGAGTGTGCCGGTGGGGGTGGACGGGAGTGGGCTGCCGGTGGGGCTTCAGGTGGTGGCCGCTCGGCATCGGGACGATCTGGTGCTGCGGGTGGGGCATGCGTTGTACGGGGCGGGGGTTGCGGGGGCGGGTGGGTTGTCGGGTGCGGGTGCGGGTGCGGGTGCGTGGGGCTTCTCGCGCAGTTCCCCGCGCCCCTGA
- a CDS encoding LLM class flavin-dependent oxidoreductase — translation MTTDEIRGETKGTAPFPLSVLDLVTVGAGRTATDALRTSVTLARRTEARGFHRYWVAEHHSMPGVASSSPAVILAHLAAHTTRIRLGSGGVMLPNHAPLVIAEQFGTLEAMAPGRVDLGLGRAPGTDGATAAALRRSTRLNEGADDFPEQLAELTRFLDDDFPDGHPYRRIHAVPGPVQATSPGGVQSPHRPPIWLLGSSGFSARLAGSLGLPFAFAHHFSARNTIPALDLYRESFRPSPVLDAPYALIGVSALAADEEKEARRQVRAAALNMVRLRTGRPGLVPTPEEAEAYEFSVVEEDFVDSWNADVVHGTVDEVRTRLDDLHKRTGADELMLTTHAHSADVRLRSYDLIADAYDLPRAPSAEGDPQA, via the coding sequence GTGACCACAGACGAGATACGAGGCGAAACCAAGGGCACCGCCCCGTTCCCCCTCTCCGTCCTCGACCTGGTCACCGTCGGCGCCGGCCGCACCGCCACAGACGCCCTGCGCACCAGCGTCACCCTCGCCCGCCGGACGGAAGCCCGCGGCTTCCACCGCTACTGGGTCGCCGAACACCACTCCATGCCCGGCGTGGCCTCCTCCTCCCCGGCCGTGATCCTCGCCCACCTCGCCGCCCACACCACCCGCATCCGCCTCGGCTCGGGCGGCGTGATGCTCCCCAACCACGCCCCGCTGGTCATCGCGGAGCAGTTCGGCACCCTCGAAGCCATGGCCCCCGGCCGTGTCGACCTCGGCCTCGGCCGCGCCCCCGGCACGGACGGCGCCACCGCCGCCGCCCTGCGCCGCTCCACCCGCCTGAACGAGGGCGCCGACGACTTCCCCGAGCAACTCGCGGAGCTCACCCGCTTCCTGGACGACGACTTCCCCGACGGCCACCCCTACCGCCGTATCCACGCGGTCCCGGGACCCGTCCAGGCCACCTCGCCCGGCGGCGTCCAGTCCCCGCACCGCCCGCCGATCTGGCTGCTCGGCTCCTCCGGCTTCAGTGCCCGCCTGGCCGGCTCCCTCGGCCTGCCCTTCGCCTTCGCCCACCACTTCTCCGCGCGCAACACGATCCCGGCGCTCGACCTGTACCGCGAGTCGTTCCGCCCCTCGCCGGTCCTGGACGCCCCGTACGCGCTGATCGGCGTCTCCGCCCTCGCCGCCGACGAGGAGAAGGAGGCCCGCCGCCAGGTCAGGGCCGCCGCGCTCAACATGGTCCGGCTGCGCACCGGCCGCCCCGGTCTCGTCCCGACGCCGGAGGAGGCGGAGGCGTACGAGTTCAGCGTGGTCGAAGAGGACTTCGTCGACTCCTGGAACGCGGACGTCGTCCACGGCACCGTCGACGAGGTCCGCACCCGCCTCGACGACCTCCACAAGCGCACCGGCGCCGACGAGTTGATGCTCACCACCCACGCCCACAGCGCCGACGTGCGCCTGCGCTCGTACGACCTGATCGCGGACGCCTACGACCTGCCGCGCGCCCCTTCCGCGGAGGGCGACCCCCAGGCCTGA
- a CDS encoding DUF3830 family protein yields the protein MSDRTDRHLEISLLKRQVVCRAKLLDDRAPRTCAAVWDALPLSGDVYHAKYARNEIYALFPPFAPHEPPLENPTVTPIPGDLCYFSFAGTELATHAYGYDEQVRPDTTLVDLALFYERNNLLLNGDVGWVPGIVWGQVVEGLEEMADACNDLWRTGAAGETLRFRRV from the coding sequence ATGAGTGACAGGACAGACCGCCATCTGGAGATCTCCCTGCTCAAGCGTCAGGTCGTGTGCCGGGCGAAGCTCCTGGACGACCGCGCGCCGCGCACGTGCGCCGCCGTCTGGGACGCCCTGCCGCTGTCCGGGGACGTCTACCACGCCAAATACGCCCGCAACGAGATCTACGCGCTCTTCCCGCCCTTCGCCCCCCACGAGCCACCGCTGGAGAACCCCACCGTCACCCCCATCCCCGGCGACCTCTGCTACTTCTCCTTCGCCGGCACGGAACTCGCCACGCACGCGTACGGCTACGACGAGCAGGTCCGCCCCGACACCACCCTCGTGGACCTCGCCCTCTTCTACGAACGCAACAACCTGCTCCTCAACGGCGACGTGGGCTGGGTACCGGGGATCGTGTGGGGCCAGGTGGTCGAGGGGTTGGAGGAGATGGCCGACGCGTGCAACGACCTGTGGCGGACGGGGGCGGCGGGGGAGACGCTGCGGTTCCGCAGGGTGTGA
- a CDS encoding maleate cis-trans isomerase family protein, which translates to MTALGFLYPGHSAEDDYPRMEQLLGSDIRVDVVHTDIGEDAHRVDALREMGAPERLAAGCEALRLSGAEAIVWACTSGSFVHGYEGAQDQIRALARTAGLPASSTSFAFAHAAREVGATKVAVAATYPDDVARLFVDFLAAAGIEVLSVRGAGIITAAEVGTWTLDDVLTLARSADHPDADALLLPDTALHTASHIPTLEKELGKPVLTANQVTVWEALRLADRRVNAPELGTLFTREPIVQA; encoded by the coding sequence ATGACCGCACTCGGTTTCCTCTACCCGGGCCACTCCGCCGAGGACGACTATCCGCGCATGGAGCAACTGCTCGGCAGCGACATCCGGGTGGACGTGGTGCACACCGACATCGGCGAGGACGCCCACCGCGTGGACGCCCTGCGTGAGATGGGTGCCCCCGAACGGCTCGCCGCCGGCTGCGAGGCCCTCCGCCTGTCCGGCGCGGAAGCCATCGTCTGGGCCTGCACCAGCGGCAGCTTCGTCCACGGCTACGAAGGAGCGCAGGACCAGATCCGCGCACTCGCCCGCACCGCCGGCCTCCCCGCCTCCTCCACCTCCTTCGCCTTCGCCCACGCGGCCCGGGAGGTGGGCGCCACCAAGGTCGCGGTCGCGGCGACCTACCCCGACGACGTGGCCCGCCTCTTCGTCGACTTCCTGGCGGCGGCCGGCATCGAGGTCCTCTCCGTACGGGGGGCCGGCATCATCACGGCGGCGGAGGTGGGCACCTGGACCCTGGACGACGTCCTCACGCTCGCCCGCTCGGCCGACCACCCCGACGCCGACGCCCTCCTGCTGCCGGACACGGCCCTGCACACCGCCTCCCACATCCCCACCCTGGAGAAGGAACTCGGCAAACCGGTCCTCACCGCCAACCAGGTCACGGTCTGGGAGGCCCTGAGGCTGGCCGACAGGCGCGTCAACGCCCCGGAACTGGGCACCCTCTTCACCCGCGAACCGATCGTGCAGGCGTAG
- a CDS encoding M6 family metalloprotease domain-containing protein, with protein MQRPLPWKELLGDRAPILRSTAAMLTSLTALAATSLIAAPSAVPLSEPCTLRRTQAHHSEGLDTWNSAYPRPTRDLDAVLVFLSFPDAAPLTTPAELTADHFPATSEFFERASYGKFALRPHPRREWLEMPQPSTAYAIRRDWNATHRAAYLRDALATADPHVDFSRFDIVYFVADPHAPGVDSDATKVVNLQTPLEVDGTGLRRVVTVFERHPPDRLVLAHETGHVFDLPDLYHRPADGKGDWDTHVGDWDLMGSQFALAPDLFAWHKWKLGWLEPRQVTCVRGAGTTRLTLEAVGAGPRGAYEGESEEGAETGDGEVGHAGGGGRRVAGAGAGAAARADAGAEAEVEAVGVSGGVAGVAAGVRGFGAGRGTKLAVVRTGPDSALGIEARGAVGNDAAVCTQGILVYRIRSGAESGGGPMEVLDAHPRTEACWAESVYPPLADAPVSVGESFTVPGEAVRVDVEGRTASGAWTVRITTGR; from the coding sequence GTGCAGCGTCCGCTCCCCTGGAAGGAACTCCTCGGCGACCGGGCGCCCATACTGCGCAGTACAGCGGCCATGCTCACCTCCCTCACCGCGCTCGCCGCGACCTCCCTGATCGCGGCTCCCTCCGCCGTACCGCTCTCGGAGCCGTGCACGCTGCGGCGCACCCAGGCACACCATTCGGAGGGTCTCGACACCTGGAATTCCGCGTATCCACGCCCCACCCGCGACCTCGACGCCGTACTCGTATTCTTGTCATTCCCGGACGCGGCCCCTCTCACCACACCGGCCGAGCTGACCGCGGATCACTTTCCGGCCACCAGCGAGTTCTTCGAACGCGCGTCGTACGGCAAGTTCGCCCTCCGCCCCCATCCCCGCCGCGAGTGGCTGGAGATGCCCCAGCCGTCGACGGCGTACGCCATACGACGTGACTGGAACGCGACGCATCGGGCCGCCTACCTGAGGGACGCCCTCGCCACGGCCGACCCGCACGTCGACTTCTCCCGCTTCGACATCGTGTACTTCGTGGCCGATCCGCACGCGCCCGGTGTCGACTCGGACGCGACGAAGGTGGTGAACCTGCAGACTCCGCTGGAGGTCGACGGCACGGGTCTGCGCCGGGTCGTCACCGTGTTCGAGCGGCACCCTCCGGACCGTCTCGTCCTCGCCCACGAGACCGGCCATGTCTTCGACCTCCCCGACCTCTACCACCGCCCCGCCGACGGCAAGGGCGACTGGGACACCCATGTCGGCGACTGGGACCTCATGGGCAGCCAGTTCGCCCTTGCCCCGGACCTGTTCGCCTGGCACAAGTGGAAGCTGGGCTGGCTGGAACCCCGCCAGGTGACGTGCGTCCGCGGCGCCGGGACCACCCGCCTGACGCTGGAGGCGGTGGGGGCGGGACCGAGAGGGGCGTACGAGGGGGAGTCGGAGGAGGGTGCGGAGACCGGTGACGGCGAGGTGGGCCACGCGGGCGGCGGGGGGCGGCGTGTCGCCGGTGCCGGTGCCGGTGCCGCTGCCCGTGCGGACGCCGGTGCCGAGGCCGAGGTAGAGGCCGTCGGCGTGAGCGGCGGCGTTGCCGGGGTCGCGGCCGGGGTGCGGGGGTTCGGTGCCGGCCGGGGTACGAAGCTGGCGGTCGTCCGTACGGGGCCCGACAGCGCGCTCGGTATCGAGGCGCGGGGTGCGGTCGGGAACGACGCTGCCGTCTGTACGCAGGGCATCCTCGTCTACCGCATCCGCAGCGGGGCCGAGTCCGGCGGCGGCCCCATGGAGGTCCTCGACGCCCACCCGCGCACCGAGGCCTGCTGGGCGGAGTCCGTCTACCCGCCCCTCGCGGACGCGCCGGTGAGCGTGGGCGAGAGCTTCACGGTGCCGGGGGAGGCCGTGCGGGTGGACGTGGAAGGGCGTACGGCGTCCGGGGCGTGGACCGTGCGGATCACGACGGGGCGGTGA
- a CDS encoding D-2-hydroxyacid dehydrogenase, translating into MTSNPRPTLLVLDAEPRPRLGRLTGRATVEYADASTLAARLPYADVLLVWDFTSHAVRDAWPGGGPRPRWVHTASAGVDHLLCPELVAAEDTVVTNARGVFEAPIAEYVAALVLAMAKDLPRSWELQGRREWRHREALRVAGGRACVVGSGPIGRAIARCLKALGLHTALVGRTARPGVHGPEELDRLLARADWVIAAAPLTEATYGMFDARRFGVMQPSARFVNVGRGQLVVEDALVEALRKRWIAGAALDVFEREPLGPDDPLWDVPGLIVSPHMSGNTVGWRDELGAQFVELFELWEADKPLPNVVDKQRGYVPGH; encoded by the coding sequence ATGACCTCGAATCCCCGACCGACCCTCCTCGTCCTCGACGCCGAACCGCGCCCCCGGCTCGGGCGGCTCACCGGGCGGGCGACGGTCGAGTACGCCGACGCCTCGACGCTGGCCGCGCGGCTGCCGTACGCCGATGTGCTGCTGGTGTGGGACTTCACCTCCCACGCGGTGCGGGACGCCTGGCCGGGTGGCGGGCCCCGGCCGCGCTGGGTGCACACGGCGAGCGCGGGCGTCGACCATCTGCTCTGCCCCGAGCTGGTCGCCGCCGAGGACACCGTGGTGACGAACGCGCGCGGGGTGTTCGAGGCGCCGATCGCCGAGTACGTCGCCGCGCTCGTCCTCGCCATGGCCAAGGATCTGCCGCGCAGCTGGGAGTTGCAGGGGCGGCGGGAGTGGCGGCACCGGGAAGCGCTGCGGGTGGCGGGGGGCCGGGCGTGTGTGGTGGGGTCCGGACCGATCGGGCGGGCGATCGCGCGCTGCCTCAAGGCTCTCGGCCTGCACACGGCCCTGGTGGGGCGGACCGCGCGGCCCGGTGTGCACGGCCCGGAGGAACTCGACCGGTTGCTGGCCCGCGCCGACTGGGTGATCGCGGCCGCGCCGCTGACGGAGGCGACGTACGGCATGTTCGACGCCCGGCGGTTCGGGGTCATGCAGCCGTCCGCGCGGTTCGTCAATGTGGGGCGCGGGCAGCTCGTGGTGGAGGACGCGCTCGTCGAGGCGCTGCGCAAGCGGTGGATCGCGGGGGCGGCGCTGGATGTCTTCGAGCGCGAGCCGCTGGGCCCGGACGACCCGCTGTGGGACGTTCCCGGGCTGATCGTCTCGCCCCACATGAGCGGGAACACGGTGGGGTGGCGGGACGAACTCGGCGCCCAGTTCGTGGAGTTGTTCGAGCTGTGGGAGGCGGACAAACCGCTGCCCAACGTGGTCGACAAGCAGCGCGGGTACGTGCCCGGGCACTGA
- a CDS encoding bifunctional DNA primase/polymerase → MSGGVGTGRYPEDGIDVAGVTVEGAAWLASAGTYPRSTLTLWEERPTAPVVLPCGTVFDVVSVPALFGRRMLDRLWAEGPGSGPVAVYRGRVLLFAAPGTAHRLPTLLEWEEWGSPGRTGAVPPLLCHGTGDAVTVPAVLAPEDSGGTDGSATSATPGVTRLGSRWLVAPDTRRPWLPGPDVLLWAAVRAARSGASATVRVSIFPPADQGAKVYDVSRRR, encoded by the coding sequence ATGAGCGGTGGAGTGGGGACGGGCAGGTATCCGGAGGACGGGATCGATGTCGCCGGGGTCACGGTGGAAGGGGCCGCGTGGCTCGCCTCGGCAGGAACGTATCCGCGCAGCACGCTGACGCTGTGGGAGGAACGGCCGACGGCACCGGTGGTACTGCCGTGCGGCACCGTCTTCGACGTCGTCAGCGTGCCTGCGCTCTTCGGGCGGCGGATGCTCGACCGGTTATGGGCCGAGGGCCCCGGCTCCGGACCGGTCGCCGTCTACCGCGGGCGCGTGCTCCTGTTCGCCGCCCCCGGCACCGCCCACCGGCTGCCCACCCTCCTGGAGTGGGAGGAGTGGGGCTCCCCCGGCCGCACCGGCGCGGTCCCGCCCCTCCTGTGTCACGGCACCGGCGACGCGGTCACCGTCCCAGCCGTGCTCGCCCCCGAGGACTCCGGCGGAACCGACGGCTCCGCAACCTCCGCCACCCCCGGTGTCACCCGCCTCGGGTCCCGTTGGCTGGTCGCTCCGGACACCCGGCGACCTTGGCTTCCGGGGCCCGACGTACTGCTCTGGGCGGCCGTGCGCGCGGCCCGGTCGGGCGCCTCCGCGACCGTGCGCGTATCGATTTTTCCTCCCGCCGATCAGGGTGCTAAGGTCTACGACGTCAGCAGGCGCCGCTAG